One part of the Flavobacteriales bacterium genome encodes these proteins:
- a CDS encoding MotA/TolQ/ExbB proton channel family protein: MKSLLLQINTLSDSLSSAGIDGEIVEEKTLSILELITSGGTGGNLIMITLGVLSVISVYLFIERYTTLNKARKIDSSFLNSIKNYVQDKDIKAAKTLCKNTDSSISRMLEKGIDRIDKPMTDISSAIENQGKLEVYVLENNLANLATIAGAAPMIGFLGTVIGMIVAFHEMASAGGNIDIEMLSKGIYTAMVTTVAGLVVGIIAYIAYNVLVTKVEKVVFLLETTTTDFMDLLHNNK; encoded by the coding sequence ATGAAATCACTTTTATTACAAATCAACACCCTTAGCGATAGTCTTTCTAGTGCTGGAATTGATGGAGAGATAGTAGAAGAAAAAACACTTTCTATATTAGAACTCATTACTAGTGGTGGTACTGGCGGTAATTTAATCATGATTACATTGGGAGTATTATCTGTGATTTCTGTTTATTTATTTATAGAAAGATACACTACCCTCAATAAAGCAAGAAAGATTGACTCTAGCTTTTTGAATAGCATAAAAAACTACGTACAAGACAAAGATATTAAGGCGGCAAAAACGCTCTGTAAGAACACAGATAGTTCTATTTCTAGAATGCTGGAAAAAGGGATTGACAGGATTGACAAACCCATGACAGATATATCCTCAGCAATAGAAAATCAAGGAAAGCTTGAGGTTTATGTGCTAGAAAATAACTTAGCTAACCTCGCTACTATTGCTGGTGCTGCCCCTATGATTGGATTTTTAGGAACAGTTATTGGTATGATTGTGGCTTTCCACGAAATGGCAAGTGCAGGAGGAAATATTGATATAGAAATGTTATCCAAAGGTATTTATACTGCTATGGTTACAACGGTTGCTGGACTAGTGGTAGGTATCATCGCATACATTGCTTACAATGTTTTAGTTACTAAAGTAGAAAAAGTCGTTTTCTTACTAGAAACAACGACAACAGACTTTATGGATTTATTACACAACAATAAATGA
- a CDS encoding biopolymer transporter ExbD, translating into MSLRSKNKVSANFSMSSMTDIVFLLLIFFMLTSTLVSPNALKLLLPNSKARTLEKQTISVSITPEIEYYIEDQKYPFDQLENQLKQRLANEQEPAIVLHADKTVDIEFAVKVMDIAYRNKYKVVLATNPK; encoded by the coding sequence ATGAGTTTAAGAAGTAAAAATAAGGTAAGTGCCAATTTCAGTATGTCGTCAATGACGGATATCGTGTTTTTATTACTTATCTTCTTTATGCTAACATCTACTCTTGTAAGTCCTAATGCCCTCAAGTTATTATTGCCAAATAGTAAGGCAAGAACTTTAGAAAAACAAACCATATCCGTATCTATTACTCCAGAAATAGAATACTACATTGAAGACCAAAAGTACCCTTTCGACCAATTAGAAAATCAACTAAAACAACGATTGGCAAACGAGCAAGAACCTGCAATAGTACTACACGCTGACAAAACTGTAGATATTGAATTTGCAGTCAAGGTAATGGACATTGCCTACAGAAATAAGTACAAGGTAGTACTTGCCACAAATCCCAAATAA
- a CDS encoding mechanosensitive ion channel family protein, protein MNFQDLLQQEFLSNTLENYFWFIGFIVFGMIFKQVISKYLSHIIYKIINRDKTINISTFDELLIKPIGFFILLMFIYLGSLNISFPELLNIENSQFSLKLVVNKIFTIVVLFSILRIGLRFVDYLGIVFLNKADATESKMDDQLVPFVIEVGKIAVYIVLFFILLGRVFNIDVTALAAGVGIGGIAIAMASKESLENLLGSFTIFFDKPFVVGDLVTTGGITGTVEKVGFRSTRIRTFDKSIVTVPNKNMISAELDNLGKRKVRRARFYIGLTYDTTIEQMKKVVKEIETLINEHPKTDQEGRVKFQEFGASSLDIMVLYYVDSTKWDDFIDVKEDINFKIMEIVKNNDCEFAFPSTTVYLQK, encoded by the coding sequence ATGAACTTTCAAGACCTATTACAACAAGAATTTTTGAGCAATACACTAGAAAATTACTTCTGGTTTATTGGCTTCATCGTATTTGGAATGATATTTAAACAAGTTATATCTAAATATTTGAGTCATATTATTTATAAAATAATCAATAGAGACAAAACAATTAATATCAGTACTTTCGATGAATTGCTCATCAAACCTATTGGCTTTTTTATCTTGCTAATGTTCATCTACCTTGGGTCGTTGAATATCTCTTTCCCAGAATTATTGAATATTGAAAACAGCCAATTTAGTTTAAAACTAGTTGTCAATAAGATTTTTACAATAGTAGTTTTATTCTCGATCTTAAGAATAGGACTCCGATTTGTTGATTACTTAGGAATAGTTTTTCTAAATAAAGCCGATGCTACCGAAAGTAAAATGGATGACCAATTGGTCCCTTTTGTAATTGAAGTAGGTAAAATAGCCGTCTATATTGTATTATTTTTTATTCTTTTAGGCAGAGTGTTCAATATAGATGTAACCGCTTTGGCAGCTGGTGTAGGAATTGGTGGTATCGCTATAGCTATGGCCTCTAAAGAAAGTTTAGAAAATCTTTTGGGTTCATTTACTATTTTCTTCGACAAACCTTTTGTTGTTGGTGATTTAGTCACTACTGGCGGAATTACAGGAACTGTAGAAAAAGTGGGGTTTCGCTCTACACGTATTCGCACTTTTGACAAAAGTATAGTCACAGTTCCCAATAAAAACATGATCTCTGCCGAGTTAGACAACCTAGGCAAAAGAAAAGTCAGACGAGCAAGATTCTATATAGGCTTAACTTATGACACCACCATTGAGCAGATGAAAAAAGTAGTTAAAGAAATTGAAACTTTGATTAACGAACATCCTAAGACTGACCAAGAAGGAAGGGTTAAGTTCCAAGAATTTGGCGCAAGCTCCTTAGACATAATGGTTCTTTACTATGTCGACTCTACAAAGTGGGACGATTTTATAGATGTCAAGGAAGACATCAACTTCAAAATTATGGAAATTGTAAAGAATAACGATTGTGAGTTTGCTTTTCCATCTACAACTGTATATTTGCAAAAATAA
- a CDS encoding energy transducer TonB produces the protein MIKPSKNRRKAIIGTVLFHIGLLMCFIFMGLTYQIPPPPEEGITINFGYEDFGSGAEQPEQIIEEEQVSPQEVIEDNPVTEELSTQDVEETPTVKKEEPKEKKTKEVREVEEKKPEPVVNTKALYPGKKQNNSSSQGVSEGQGDQGSQDGDPNSNAYTGGGIGTNGIAYKLGGRTVAEIKKPTYDSQQQGKVVVTIRVNRNGKVISATPGAKGSTTTNTYLYSKAKEAALKTTFEANTSAPEIQVGTIIYNFKLN, from the coding sequence ATGATAAAACCTTCAAAAAATAGACGCAAAGCAATCATTGGAACAGTTTTGTTTCATATTGGTCTGCTTATGTGTTTCATTTTTATGGGCTTAACTTATCAAATACCTCCACCACCAGAAGAAGGCATTACCATAAATTTTGGCTATGAAGACTTCGGTAGTGGCGCAGAACAACCTGAACAAATTATTGAAGAAGAGCAAGTAAGTCCACAAGAAGTGATAGAAGACAATCCTGTTACTGAAGAGCTTAGCACTCAAGATGTTGAAGAAACACCTACTGTCAAAAAAGAAGAACCCAAAGAGAAAAAAACAAAAGAAGTCAGAGAAGTAGAAGAGAAAAAGCCTGAGCCCGTAGTAAATACAAAAGCACTTTACCCTGGCAAAAAACAAAATAACAGTAGTAGTCAAGGTGTTAGCGAAGGACAAGGTGATCAGGGAAGTCAAGATGGTGACCCTAATTCAAATGCATACACAGGAGGTGGCATAGGCACAAATGGGATTGCATATAAATTAGGCGGCAGAACAGTAGCTGAAATTAAAAAACCAACTTACGATTCTCAACAACAAGGAAAGGTAGTGGTTACTATTAGAGTAAATAGAAATGGTAAAGTAATAAGCGCTACACCTGGCGCTAAGGGTTCAACAACAACTAATACCTACCTATATTCTAAAGCTAAAGAGGCTGCCCTTAAAACCACATTTGAGGCAAATACCTCCGCTCCTGAAATTCAAGTAGGAACAATCATTTACAATTTTAAGCTGAACTAA
- the nhaD gene encoding sodium:proton antiporter NhaD, translating to MIYLSMLVVFVLGYVLIAFEHPLKIDKSASALIAGSLCWAIFALGLYEIDITSDTFTNFLNYFQSKDLSYTNEYIVENIDYVKKNFVLYELSHHLSEIGQILFFLLGAMTIVELVDAHQGFSVITDRIKTTNKVKLMWILCVLSFFFSATLDNLTTAIVMSALLTKLIEDKKDLWLFAGMIIVSANAGGAWSPIGDVTTIMLWIGGQVTATNIITSVIIPSVVCMVVPLIYLTFKLKGNITRPTNTEALEHIANPTTPFERKFIFFLGGAGLLFVPVFKTITHLPPYIGILLSLGVMWLTTELLHRSKNHEAKSDLTVIGVLKKVDVPTIFFFLGILLAVASLQSMGHLNDMAVILDNTFDGNIYVINIIIGLLSAIVDNVPLVAGAMGMYEIGTGVFAVDGTFWEFLAYCAGTGGSVLIIGSAAGVAVMGILKIDFIWYIKKISFLALIGYLAGAATYILMQ from the coding sequence ATGATTTACCTTTCTATGTTAGTCGTTTTTGTTTTAGGATACGTACTAATAGCCTTTGAACACCCTCTTAAAATTGATAAATCTGCTTCAGCACTTATAGCAGGCTCCTTATGTTGGGCAATTTTTGCATTAGGCTTATATGAGATTGATATCACCTCAGATACTTTTACTAATTTCTTAAACTACTTTCAGTCCAAAGATTTAAGCTATACTAATGAATATATCGTTGAGAATATTGATTATGTTAAAAAGAATTTTGTTTTGTATGAGCTATCTCATCATCTGTCAGAAATAGGTCAAATCTTATTCTTCCTTTTAGGTGCAATGACCATTGTAGAATTAGTAGATGCTCATCAAGGTTTTTCAGTAATAACAGACCGAATCAAAACCACTAACAAAGTTAAATTAATGTGGATTTTATGCGTACTGTCATTCTTCTTTTCAGCAACACTAGATAACTTAACTACAGCCATCGTAATGTCTGCTCTGTTAACCAAGCTTATTGAAGATAAAAAAGACTTATGGCTATTTGCTGGTATGATTATAGTTTCTGCCAATGCTGGTGGTGCATGGTCACCTATTGGTGATGTGACTACTATTATGCTGTGGATAGGTGGTCAAGTTACAGCCACTAATATCATCACTTCAGTTATTATCCCTTCTGTAGTTTGTATGGTTGTTCCGCTGATTTACTTAACGTTTAAGCTAAAAGGAAATATCACAAGACCAACCAACACTGAAGCTTTAGAACACATTGCCAATCCAACGACTCCATTCGAAAGAAAATTCATTTTCTTTTTAGGTGGTGCTGGACTATTATTTGTCCCTGTATTTAAAACAATTACTCACCTACCTCCCTATATCGGTATTCTTTTAAGTTTAGGGGTAATGTGGCTAACTACTGAATTACTACATAGAAGTAAAAATCACGAAGCTAAGTCAGACCTAACAGTAATTGGCGTACTCAAGAAAGTAGACGTGCCAACTATATTTTTCTTCTTAGGAATTTTATTAGCCGTAGCATCTTTACAAAGTATGGGTCATTTAAACGATATGGCCGTTATACTGGATAACACTTTTGATGGTAACATCTATGTTATCAATATAATTATAGGTCTTCTTTCTGCCATTGTCGATAACGTACCACTTGTAGCAGGCGCAATGGGCATGTACGAAATTGGAACAGGCGTATTTGCTGTTGATGGCACATTTTGGGAGTTCTTAGCTTATTGTGCAGGAACCGGAGGTAGTGTTCTTATTATTGGTTCTGCTGCTGGTGTAGCCGTTATGGGCATTCTAAAAATTGACTTTATTTGGTACATAAAGAAAATAAGTTTCTTAGCTCTAATTGGTTATCTTGCAGGAGCAGCCACCTATATACTTATGCAATAA
- a CDS encoding acyl-CoA dehydrogenase produces the protein MNFNLTEEHIMIRDAARDFAKTELLPGVIERDETQTFPTEQIKKLGELGFMGMMVDPKYGGAGMDTISYVLAMEELSKVDASASVIVSVNNSLVCWGLEKYGSEEQKQKYLVPLAKGEKIGAFCLSEPEAGSDATSQQTTAIDKGDHYILNGTKNWITNGNSASVYLVIAQTNPEKGHRGINAFIIEKDMPGFEVGLKENKLGIRGSDTHSLLFTDVKVPKENRIGEDGFGFKFAMSTLSGGRIGIASQALGIASGAYELALEYSKQRKAFGKAIHEHQAIAFKLADMATEIEAARLLCLKSAWLKDNKMNFDKESAMAKVFASEVAMKTTTEAVQIHGGYGFVKEYHVERLMRDAKITQIYEGTSEIQRIVISRSVLK, from the coding sequence ATGAACTTTAATTTAACGGAAGAACATATAATGATTCGTGATGCAGCTAGGGATTTTGCTAAAACAGAATTGCTGCCTGGCGTAATAGAAAGAGATGAAACCCAAACTTTTCCTACTGAACAGATTAAGAAGCTAGGAGAGCTTGGTTTTATGGGAATGATGGTCGATCCTAAGTACGGTGGTGCTGGAATGGATACTATTTCTTATGTTTTGGCAATGGAAGAACTTTCCAAAGTAGATGCTTCGGCTTCTGTTATTGTTTCGGTAAACAATTCATTGGTATGTTGGGGATTAGAAAAATATGGTTCGGAAGAGCAAAAACAAAAGTATTTAGTGCCATTAGCCAAAGGTGAAAAAATTGGTGCATTTTGTCTTTCTGAACCTGAGGCTGGTAGCGATGCTACTTCGCAACAAACAACGGCTATTGATAAAGGAGACCACTACATTTTAAATGGAACCAAAAACTGGATAACCAATGGAAATTCAGCTTCTGTTTATTTGGTGATAGCTCAAACGAATCCTGAAAAAGGTCATCGAGGTATCAACGCATTTATTATTGAAAAAGATATGCCGGGATTTGAAGTGGGTTTGAAAGAGAATAAATTAGGAATCAGGGGGTCTGACACCCATTCTCTACTTTTTACTGACGTTAAAGTGCCTAAAGAAAATAGGATAGGTGAGGATGGTTTTGGATTTAAGTTTGCCATGTCTACCCTTTCAGGAGGTCGTATAGGTATTGCCTCACAAGCTTTGGGTATTGCTTCAGGTGCTTATGAATTGGCTTTAGAATATTCTAAGCAAAGAAAAGCATTTGGTAAAGCCATACACGAACATCAAGCTATTGCTTTTAAACTAGCAGACATGGCTACAGAAATAGAGGCAGCTAGGTTATTGTGTTTGAAATCAGCTTGGCTAAAAGATAACAAGATGAACTTTGACAAAGAAAGTGCTATGGCTAAGGTATTTGCATCTGAAGTAGCTATGAAAACAACAACAGAGGCAGTTCAAATACATGGTGGATACGGTTTTGTTAAAGAATATCATGTTGAACGATTAATGAGAGATGCGAAAATCACTCAAATTTATGAAGGTACATCTGAGATTCAGCGTATTGTAATATCACGTTCAGTACTCAAGTAA
- a CDS encoding Glu/Leu/Phe/Val dehydrogenase dimerization domain-containing protein: MKKLLDQYENKKPEIVFEWSDSETEAEGWVVINSLRGGAAGGGTRMRKGLNKHEVVSLAKTMEVKFTVAGPAIGGAKSGINFDPKDPRKEGVLERWYAAITPLLKNYYGTGGDLNVDEIHEVIPITKNLGVEHPQEGVFTGHFKPSSAEKSKIIKQLQDGVLLEITNPSLTPDVSRKYTVADMITGFGVSEAVKHFYHLHNENLTDKKVIIQGWGNVGSAAAFYQASEGAKVVGIIDQEGGLIKEEGFTFEEIRTLFLNKNGNKLSSEKMLSFEDVNSKIWDIDVDIFIPAAASRLVNKDHLERMIARGLEVISCGANVPFADKEIFFGTIGEFADERVSVLPDFIANCGMARVFAFLMNPNIEMNDTSIFDDTSTTILNALKESHKINSSKTEISKTAFEIALNQLI, encoded by the coding sequence ATGAAAAAATTATTAGACCAATACGAAAACAAAAAACCCGAGATAGTTTTTGAATGGAGCGACAGCGAGACTGAAGCAGAAGGTTGGGTAGTTATTAACTCTTTGAGAGGAGGCGCTGCTGGTGGAGGTACTCGAATGAGAAAAGGACTTAATAAACATGAAGTTGTTTCTCTTGCTAAAACTATGGAGGTTAAATTTACAGTTGCAGGGCCAGCAATTGGAGGAGCTAAATCGGGAATTAATTTCGATCCAAAAGATCCAAGAAAAGAAGGCGTACTTGAAAGATGGTATGCCGCAATTACTCCCCTATTAAAAAATTATTATGGTACGGGTGGCGACCTAAATGTAGATGAAATACACGAAGTTATTCCTATCACTAAAAACTTAGGCGTAGAACACCCTCAAGAAGGTGTTTTTACTGGTCATTTCAAGCCTAGTTCTGCAGAAAAAAGTAAAATCATAAAACAGTTGCAAGACGGCGTTTTACTTGAGATAACAAATCCATCTCTTACACCTGATGTTAGCCGCAAATATACGGTTGCTGACATGATTACTGGTTTTGGTGTTTCTGAAGCTGTTAAGCATTTTTACCATTTGCACAATGAAAATTTAACTGATAAAAAAGTAATTATTCAAGGCTGGGGAAATGTTGGCTCTGCCGCTGCGTTTTACCAAGCATCCGAAGGAGCTAAAGTTGTTGGTATTATTGATCAAGAAGGTGGCCTTATCAAAGAAGAAGGGTTTACTTTTGAAGAAATACGCACACTATTTTTGAATAAAAATGGCAATAAATTATCTTCAGAAAAGATGCTTTCATTTGAAGATGTAAACAGTAAGATATGGGATATTGATGTGGATATTTTCATCCCTGCTGCTGCATCACGACTAGTAAATAAAGATCATTTGGAACGTATGATTGCCCGAGGACTAGAAGTCATTTCATGTGGCGCAAACGTACCTTTCGCTGATAAAGAGATATTCTTTGGAACTATTGGCGAGTTCGCTGATGAAAGAGTAAGCGTTTTACCCGATTTCATAGCCAACTGTGGCATGGCTCGTGTGTTTGCTTTTCTGATGAACCCAAACATAGAGATGAATGACACAAGTATTTTTGATGACACCTCAACAACGATATTAAACGCCTTAAAAGAATCACACAAGATTAACTCTTCAAAGACAGAAATTTCAAAAACTGCCTTTGAAATCGCACTTAACCAACTCATTTAA
- a CDS encoding anhydro-N-acetylmuramic acid kinase, which produces MSFSKQYKVLGLMSGTSLDGIDLAFITFNYDKVWQYELGVCQTFTYQMKWLKELKELHLKSRDYINKIDIKYAEYLSQTIESFISNNKLDIDLICSHGHTILHEPKKGVTLQIGNGEIINKLLNIPVVSDFRSGDVALGGQGAPLVPIGDDLLFSNYDYCLNLGGFSNFSFKNNGLRQAYDICPVNIVLNEYANKLGKEYDNEGQIAKIGSINNELLNELNGISYYQNLPPKSLGKEWLEKDFLPILKRYNDSVPNIMRTVVEHVAIQIADCIKLGQCLVTGGGALNAFLMQRIAANSQANFILGNKKLIEYKEALIFGLLGVLNREGEINCLASVTGAKRNSIVGKYFT; this is translated from the coding sequence ATGAGTTTTTCTAAACAATACAAAGTTTTAGGTCTAATGTCCGGCACTTCCTTGGATGGAATTGACCTTGCATTTATAACATTTAATTATGATAAAGTATGGCAGTATGAATTAGGTGTTTGTCAAACCTTTACTTATCAAATGAAATGGCTCAAAGAATTGAAAGAACTACATTTAAAATCTAGAGATTATATAAACAAAATCGACATCAAATATGCTGAATACCTATCCCAAACAATAGAAAGCTTCATCTCGAATAACAAGCTAGATATTGACTTGATATGTTCACACGGACACACTATACTGCATGAACCCAAAAAGGGTGTAACGTTGCAAATAGGCAATGGGGAAATCATTAATAAATTACTAAACATTCCTGTTGTCAGTGATTTTAGAAGTGGGGATGTTGCATTAGGCGGTCAAGGTGCACCACTAGTGCCAATAGGAGATGACTTACTTTTTAGCAATTACGATTATTGTCTAAACTTAGGTGGATTCAGTAATTTTTCATTTAAAAATAATGGATTGAGACAAGCCTATGACATATGCCCAGTAAACATCGTACTAAATGAATATGCTAATAAATTAGGTAAGGAATACGATAATGAAGGGCAAATTGCCAAAATAGGAAGTATAAATAATGAGCTCTTGAATGAACTAAATGGCATAAGCTACTACCAAAATTTACCACCGAAGTCTTTAGGAAAAGAATGGTTAGAAAAAGATTTCCTACCAATCTTAAAAAGATATAACGATAGCGTTCCTAATATTATGCGAACAGTGGTTGAACACGTAGCGATTCAAATTGCTGATTGCATCAAATTAGGACAATGCCTCGTTACAGGAGGCGGAGCATTGAACGCTTTCCTTATGCAAAGGATTGCGGCAAATTCTCAAGCTAATTTCATCTTAGGCAATAAAAAACTTATAGAATACAAAGAAGCCTTAATATTTGGGTTATTGGGCGTACTAAACAGAGAAGGAGAAATTAATTGCTTAGCATCAGTAACGGGGGCTAAAAGGAATTCCATAGTGGGCAAGTATTTTACTTAA
- a CDS encoding bifunctional folylpolyglutamate synthase/dihydrofolate synthase — translation MTYQQCLDWLYSQLPMYQRTGSVAYKADIGNIVQACERLGNPYKNFKSVHIAGTNGKGSTSHMIASILQEAGYKTGLYTSPHLKDFRERIRINGEMIKENNVVDFIENNKDWFSQIGMSFFEMTVALAFHHFSQEKVDIAIIEVGLGGRLDSTNLIKPELSIITNIGLDHTELLGNTIEKIAKEKAGIIKPNTPILIGRKQEKTASIFEEYANKNNSQIYYSDTCDFETDLKGLYQGENKNTAFTAINILKNQNWNIHQKDIQEGLKNVQKNTSLLGRWMTLSDTPLVICDTGHNEDGIKLIVEQINSTNYKDLHFVFGVVNDKSINTILKLLPKNAKYYFCQAKIPRAMNPELLYQKAKKHQLNGKIFTSVDAAVNNAKKEAHNDDLIFIGGSTFVVAELF, via the coding sequence ATGACTTATCAGCAATGTTTGGATTGGCTATATAGTCAATTGCCAATGTACCAACGCACAGGTAGTGTTGCCTACAAAGCAGACATAGGCAATATCGTTCAAGCTTGTGAACGATTAGGCAATCCCTATAAGAATTTTAAATCCGTACATATAGCTGGAACGAATGGTAAAGGCTCAACAAGTCATATGATAGCTTCTATATTACAAGAAGCTGGCTATAAAACTGGTTTATACACCTCTCCTCACCTTAAAGATTTTAGAGAGCGAATTCGTATTAACGGAGAAATGATTAAAGAAAATAATGTTGTTGATTTTATAGAAAACAATAAAGATTGGTTTAGTCAAATAGGTATGTCGTTTTTTGAAATGACCGTAGCCCTAGCCTTTCATCATTTCTCACAAGAAAAAGTAGATATTGCTATAATTGAAGTCGGATTAGGGGGGCGTTTAGATAGCACTAACCTCATTAAACCTGAACTTTCAATCATTACCAACATAGGATTGGATCATACCGAACTATTAGGGAATACTATTGAAAAAATCGCTAAGGAAAAAGCAGGGATTATTAAACCAAATACACCTATTCTTATTGGCAGAAAACAAGAAAAAACGGCTTCAATTTTTGAAGAATACGCCAACAAGAATAACTCTCAAATATATTATTCTGACACTTGTGATTTTGAAACCGATTTAAAAGGTCTCTATCAAGGAGAGAATAAAAACACAGCTTTTACAGCAATCAATATCTTAAAAAATCAAAATTGGAATATTCATCAAAAAGATATTCAAGAAGGATTAAAGAACGTTCAAAAAAACACTTCTTTGTTAGGAAGGTGGATGACCCTAAGCGATACTCCATTAGTTATTTGTGACACAGGACATAATGAAGATGGAATAAAATTGATAGTTGAACAGATTAATAGTACAAACTACAAAGATTTACATTTTGTTTTTGGTGTAGTTAATGACAAAAGCATCAACACTATATTAAAACTACTACCGAAAAACGCCAAATACTATTTCTGTCAAGCCAAAATACCTCGAGCTATGAATCCAGAGTTACTATATCAAAAAGCAAAAAAGCATCAATTGAATGGGAAGATATTCACATCGGTAGATGCAGCAGTAAATAATGCAAAGAAAGAGGCTCATAATGACGACCTCATATTTATTGGAGGAAGCACCTTTGTCGTTGCTGAGTTATTCTAG